TGTTCACTTACAATTAACATAGGAATAGGAAACCTGAGAATTGCTAGCGTACTGTACCTACCTCCTAGCTAGTTTCAAGATAATTTATTAAGTATATAATTGAAATATGGTTTTCACAACAAACAAAAACTGTTTTGGGGCTGCCGAGGTTGACGATTTTTCAGGGCCAATAATATGTTAGTTATTATTTGGTAATAACAGGGAAAGATAGATACATGAACAAATTAAATGCTTAATCTCGTACTATGATGGTGTTTGTAAGAACTTATTATATGCTAACAATTTAGAATCACTTAAAACAAACTCTTGCAAACACAACACGTAAATCAgattaaacttttaaaagtttgaaACTTGATTTCGACTCTTGGTCACTTTTCAGAACCTTTATACATGTGTGTAGATACACTAATGTGCTGTAGACCAAATGGCGAAATAATCGAACAGTAAAAATATGGTGAGGTATGTAGATTTAATTCGTTTTACATTTTATCCAAAGTGAAAATCAATATCCGATTAATCAGGTAACGTGCTAATAGAATCATGCGCATAAGAAGTTAAAATAAAGATAGGCACAATATTAAGGCGAGAAAAGAATGCCCATAACGCACCTTGTTTggcatctttttaaaaaaaggaaaatttgtTTTCTCTagttttttatgttattttttttccattttagaTCTGCTAACTTATCAGAATTGTGTTTTAATAATGTATTTTCATTTATTTGGGTAATTTTGGTATGGTGTTTTGTAATTTCAGTAACTTTTTCTATAAAAATACTTACGTGACAACGACCACTTCAACACTACATCAGCCTCACGTATAAAAAAAAGAAtataattgaaatttgataaatcGAGGATAAATATTGTGTTTTTAcgtattaatttatattttagaaaattaaaagtatgAGCCACAATCAAAGATAAATAGTTGTTACCACTAGGGGATCGGTAATTAGTTGAATGTCATGTTTACTGTGGATATATTTTTGGTTTGGACGAACCCACTTTTACCCTGTGTACACTGAACATAGTCCAATTTGTAATTAATCTAATCATTTCCCATACATTGCGTTTAATTTGACCCACATGTATATTGGTTTTTCGAATGTGTGCAATCAATTTAATCAACTTTATAACAAAATAAAGTTTGGCTctgatttgtttttttaaatagcCAAATCATACCTTTTTTTTCCAACTGGTgcaaaaaattttgaattatttggttgagtaaattaaattattttattttatctttctcagaaaataaattcattaatATGGTTTTTTTATTAACAAATGGTATGAAATAAATAGTTGAGAGTAAATTCCAAACTTCTTATTTAAATAGAAGAAATGTAGGCTAGCAAGCAGCAAAGGATGTAAACAACGTACGAGTAAAACCGGATTGATTCAGTTTCGGACAAAAACTCGAACCAACCCAATTTTATTGGTTTTTGTGAAGTTACAAACCAAACCATATCattgataaatttttaaaaaacaaatattgTGTCTTTATtcggtttggtttggtttggttcTTGATTCGgatgattaatttaaatttttttcaaaaaagtattttaattcttttaaaatataatttaaattttctaaacGAGCTAATACAATCAGATAAATATCAATatgtcatttaacattttatggTATGATTATGTCACTACAAATATAggattaaaaatagaaaaaaataagtaaaTTCAATATACATACATGATTGATAATACTAAACTAGCCCATGATATGATATAAACaaaaagtaaaataatatatacatataagattaaaaaatttatatatttctgAAATCGGTTGGGGTTggaattttttaatcaaacttTGAACCAACCATTTTTTTTTCTCGTTttgattaattttaaaatcaattcaGATCAGCCATCCAAGCCAGGCTTGGACTACACCAGTTATGGGCCATATTTCAAGTTTCAGCCCACTTAATAAAGTGTGGtaagaaaaataattcaaaccCAGTTTCTAATAAGATTGGGTTATTTATATTACAGTGCCTAGTTCTCGAATCTCGATCCAAGCTAGGCTCGGTAATATATTTTTGTATGTAATCAAAgtaataatttatattaaagaTAAGAGcacaaatatttattatttactaAAGATAAATTTATTCGAGAAATTTAAATATACAACTATACACTACACTCAATAATTATGAACTATACaagtatttataatttttttattcattaaattaaataaataaaaataaaaaattatttgaaaggAAATAAATTATCTTAAAATTCGctacaatatatttttttttaaaaaatatcaacaacattttaataataatgtcttacaatatttaaaaaatgtcAGAAATAAATAGTTTAACGAAAATGTTTGTCAacatatttacaaaaaattattcaagatataaaaaaataaatttatctaaTTAGTTTGAGTAAATATCATGTGATATGATATCACATATTTATATGCATAAGACGAGTCGACTTGAtctataatttgaataaaaataataatttgggcatagaaattttttttttactactcGGGTCAGGTTCAAGATCTATACTATAAATTGACTCATGAACAGTCTCATAAAATTTGTTGagaattaaatttaatattttcttatatttaataaagtaaaatatatacaaaatattgtctgtttatatcaatattttaaaaaattatttgaggaAATATTAAACATTTTAtagtaaagaaaaaaatatgaagtatattttttttaaaaaagtggaGTATAAATAATACAATCTTAAATGTTTGCATTGATAGtatcattttattaaatttcggttatgattttaaattttgtgttacttttatatatttagttctCTATACtctataaaataataaataaaccaTAAAAAATTTGTATAATATTACATTTTCAAACTTTTTGTGAAGAATATCAtcccgattttttttaaatatcgaCTGTTCATGCATTTAGTGttatttaacttaattaattaaaactttactgtaaatattttttaaaatgttcaaaaataattaaactttTTAAATCAAACTTTTTATCTAATAAATGTTTTttctattatttgaaaagtatttatttattatttaaaattttgatatataaataatatattatttttaaatatttttctatttttttattaataataattgttCTACTCAACTAGTATATCGAGTGCaatgataaataatttaatttgattttaaatataatttcaaattgtataatatttaaatatatttattatgtataaaaaaattatataatatttattatatcaataatttgaaataatgatttaaaagttCATGGTTAGTAATTTTAATTCTTAGTTGAGATACTAATAACACTCGATAAAAATGGCGTGAATCTGAATGTGATTGAATTCCCTTGAAACTAGAATAATAATTACTCGTGAACTGAAATTTTGGAATATGTATCGATTGAACGGTGATGATGCGTTCCCGTTTCGAAGCTGAGGCTCTGccaattcattaaaaaaagaaaagttCATTAAATACATATGTCCTTCGGATTTCCAGATGCACTTCTCTTTATATATAAAGTCCTTCTGAAATCTGAATGGGTTTAACCAACATATATACAAACATACTCACAAACATGGCAGGTGGGATTAGACGTAATGTTTTCAAGAACAAGACGACCTCATTCAACCCTGTAGGGGAGGAAATCTCCTCACCAGAAAATCATAAAACTACTGTTCAGGATCTTTCTTTGATCTCAGTTTCCACTGATGAACGCAATGCGGTCCCTGTCGGATCCGCTCCTATTGTTTCTTCCTACAATGATCGAATTCGGCCTCTCCTCGATGCTATTGACAGGCTGCGGCACCTCAATATCATGCAAGAAGGCATCCAGCTACCCACTATTGTGGTTGTTGGGGACCAGTCTTCTGGCAAGTCCAGTGTTCTGGAGTCCCTTGCCGGCATCAGCCTCCCGAGAGGCCAAGGGATTTGCACAAGGGTTCCTCTTATAATGAGGCTGGAGAATCAACTCAATCCTCAACCCGAGATTTACTTGGAGTTTGATGGAAGAGTGGTTCCTACGGATGAAGAAAACATATCTCATGCTATTACGGCTGCTACCGATGAGATTGCGGGACATGGCAAGGGGATTTCCAATACTCCCTTGACTTTGATCGTTAAGAAGAACGGGGTCCCAGATCTGACAATGGTTGATTTGCCTGGCATAACTCGTGTGCCGGTTCATGGCCAGCCCGAAGACATCTATGAACAGATTTCCAAGATAATCATGGAGTTCATTGCACCAGAAGAGAGCGTGATTTTGAATGTTCTCTCAGCGAGTGTGGATTTCACAACCTGTGAGTCCATAAGGATGTCTCAAAAAGTGGACAAGAACGGAGAGAGGACTCTGGCTGTAGTCACCAAAGCTGACAAAGCTCCTGAAGGATTGCTGGAGAAAGTGACCGCTGACGATGTTAACATTGGACTCGGTTATGTGTGCGTAAGGAATCGTATTGGAGACGAGGCTTACGATGAGGCTCGAGCCAAAGAAGCCGAGCTTTTCGAGACTCACCCCCTTCTCTCCAACATTAGCAAGGGTATGGTCGGAATTCCTGTTTTAGCCCAAAAACTTGTTCAAATTCAGGCATCCATCATTGTGAAATGTTTGCCGGATATCATCCGGAAGATCAATGACAAGCTGTCCACTAACATGGACGAGATTAACAAGTTGCCAAAAAGTTTGGCATCCCTCGCAGAAGCTATGACAGCCTTCATGCATGTTCTTGGCTGTGCTAAAGAATCTCTGAGGAAGATTATAATAAGAGGGGAATTTGATGAATATCCCGATGTGCAGGAGATGCATTGTACAGCAAGACTGGCCGAAATGTTAAATCAGTACTCGGAGCTGCTTAAATCCAACTCTAaagaaaatgatcttaaattcaGTTTTTTGCTTGATGAGATTAGGGTACTGCAGGAAGCCAAAGCCATTGGGCTTCCAAATTTCCTCCCTAGATCCGCATTCCTCACTCAGCTCCAGAAAAAGGTGAAGATGATTTCTTACACACCCTTCGAATTTGTTGACAAGGTATGGAACTATATCGAAAATATAGTGGTCAGAAATTTGATGCACCATTCTGACAATTACCCACAACTTTTGTCCTCCATAAGAAGATCTGCACAGAATCTGGTTGCGAAGAAGAAGAAACTGTCCATCGACTGGGTGAATGATGTTGTAGAGATGGAAAAGCTGACTGATTATACAAGCAATCCGGAATATGTCGCTACTTGGAGTAAACTAATGTCCCATCAAGAGAAGCTGATGGAAATCGTGAGAGATCACTCGAAGCCCTCGGAAATGCATATCGATGGTTTGGGGGAGGTTGATGTTGCTCACCTGCGGAGCAACGTGGATATTGTTCAAGAAGCATTCGATTTGAAAATGAGGATGACCGCATATTGGAAAATCGTCCTGATGAGAATGGTGGATTGTATGGCACTGCATTTGCTGTTCAGCTTACAAAATCTTGTGAACAAGGATATGGAAACAGAGGTCATCAACGAACTTATAGGACCCCAAGGTAACGCATTGCAGCGGATGCTCTACGAGTCGCCTGCCGTGGCCGAGAAACGTTCGAGGTTGAAGAACAGCATTAAACTGCTCAATGACTCTAAGGATGTCGTGGGAAATCTCATGGACAGAATCTCTGGTGATTACGACTAGGCTTGGGTGAAATTCGTGTTCTTGAGTTTGTTTCTGTTGGTGTTTCTTTGGTTGTTATGCACTTTTTGAACTTCAGTCCCTTCTACTTTCTTTTCTAATGAATTGTCGGATGTCCCTACTAATGAATCACTAGTGTTTTTAAATATTACGATTTAATCAATTatcttattttaattttaagaaGTAAAAATATACCAATTCATTAATTAAAACGTTGAAATAGAAACGAGTTGCAGTTTTCTATATcattgtttttaaataaaactccaAATACTTCAAAATTATGAATAATTCCCAACAAGCAATTCAGAATTCCAAATACTGTATAACGAGATATATACAACTATTTTGACAACAcaaaatattcatgaaaaactCAATACAAAATCTCgttaaatatataataacaaaaattcataatataatatgttatatttattatacATTCAACATTAAATCCATTGAGTACTCCTTGCATGAGAAAAATCTCTCTCTTCCCACAGCCTTCACCGAGCTCCACCCTAACCCATTAACGATGTTGTCGAGAATTTCGTCGACCTTCAAGACTAGTGGTATTtcttgaaaatgaaaaaaaatgtaTGACTGGTGCTTGAGAAATAAACATATTCTTTATCCCTATTAAAGTCTCGAGTTTGAGATCAAGTTTCGATTCAAGAACAAGTTATTTATATGATTGGTCTCGTATATTTTTTTTCGGTCTCGGTCTTCTATATCATCGAATTTTTGTTTTAGTTCTATACATTTCGATTTTTGAGAATAATAGTAATTTTTAATGGGAGGACTAATTTAACACTATATACAACATCGTCACATTAATATCacaataagaaaaaaaaaggacTAAAATtcccaataaaataaaataacatactAGAAAACTGAAATTTGTCAGTAGAATTTACAAAGAgataaatcatattaaaaaataaGCTTTCTAATATATAAATGTGTATTACGTGTGGGACAGTTGTGTGTATACATCCAAAACCGATGCTTTTTACGTAATCAATCAAATACGTCGTATCCTCACGATCACACACACTTGACACAATCATTTCCAAAGTATCCACAACCTCATTCACAGATTACAGTGAGATCGATCTACGTAAATGGCAGATGAAGTGGGGAACAAGCAGATTATATTAAAGCACTACATCAAAGGCTCCCCGAAAGAATCCGATATGTCACTGGAAAACTCAGTTATCAAGCTGAAGCTTCCCCCAGATTCTTCCGGCGCCGTTTTGGTGAAGAATCTTTATTTGTCTTGCGACCCTTACATGCGTAATCGAATGCAGGAATCCCAAGGAGGCTACGCTAGCTCCTTCACTCTAGGCTCTGTAATTTAGATCTCAATCTCGTTATGTACTTTTATTTGGCAAAGTGGGTGAATTAATTGGCAAAAAGTAGAAAGAAAATAGTTGTAGCATGACCATGCTAAGAAAATTGAAATGGAAGGTTCATGGATAATATAACTGATTATGGtcaatcattttaattttaatttgtttttcattttcttaaaattgATAACAGCCTATTGCGGGATATGGAGTGTCCAAAGTAGTGGATTCTTCACATCCCAAGTACAAGAAGGATGACTTGGTCTGGGGAATCACTGGATGGGAGGAGTACTCCCTCATCGCTGATCCAAATTCACTGTTTAAAATTCAAGACACAGATGTGCCACTTTCCTACTATACGGGACTTCTTGGTATGTCAAACATATCATTAAGTTATTTATTCTTCAACTATCTTGGAAGGGTAATTACCGACATTTCTTGAAATGATATTGTACCCACGATATTTCGACGTCATAGCATCAACTTAAGCTTTTGAAACTGTGAAGCCATAATCTTTTAAGTTTGATGGACTGTGACTTGTGAGAAATTTATTTGTATGTTTgcctttttttttgtttccttTCTTAGTTGCTTTAATGGGCATCATCTTGCTCGATAGGTATGACTGGCATGACTGCTTACGCTGGTTTTTTCGAGGTTTGCTCTCCCAAGAAGGGAGAAACCGTGTTCATTTCAGCTGCATCTGGAGCTGTAGGGCAGCTTGTTGGCCAATTTGCAAAGTCAATGGGGTGCTACGTTGTTGGAAGTGCAGGAAGCAAAGACAAGGTCAGTCTTGTGATTTTGCATCAGCTccagaaaaaaaatataaaagtgaCTCTTAGATTTGAGAAGCCCACTCACCTAATAAATTAGTATTGGGAGTGAAGTTCCGTGCTAGGCTTATGTCTTGACAgcttgtatttttttttctactAATCCAAAATGGTTCAATGTCTAAAAATTTTGCTGAGGTAGGTAATGATATATAGCATTATTTACAAACAGAATTAGTCTGTGTAAACAATATTCACTTTCTGAATTAACTTCTCGTTTTCCTTTGTTGAAGGTTGATCTTTTGAAGAACAAATTTGGTTTTGATGATGCATTTAACTACAAAGAAGAACAAGACTTGAATGCTGCTTTGAAAAAGTGAGTGCTTTTTTTAACTTCTCTGTAACAGATCTTGCCATGATGGCATGCTCCGAGACAAGATGAATtttgtgtatgtatttgttttATAAATTCATCTCCATTTGAGAGCTTCTAATCGATAAATTCAGaaagttgattttttttaaaaaatattgcatGACCCATGATTCAAAACAACTTATTCAGAAAGGTGGAcgtgcatgatttttatgtgCTACGTACGGATTAAAAACATGCTTTTACCCCCTATATTTCAAACAACTTAATAGTTTTTTGTTTCGTCTTTCTTTGGCTTCGCGGCTGATTCCGTTCTTGTTTTAATTAGGTACTTCCCTGAAGGAATAGATATATACTTTGAAAATGTGGGAGGGAAGATGCTTGATGCAGTATTACTCAACATGCGAGTCCATGGCCGCATAGGCGCATGTGGGATGATCTCACAATACAATCTCGAGAAGCCTGAAGCCGTTTATAATTTGACGAGTTTGATAGGAAAACAACTCCATATGCAAGGATTTCTCGTTGGCAGTTACTACCACCTGTACCCGAAATTTCTTGATTTGGTTCTGCCTCATATAAAGGAGGGAAAGATCACGTATGTAGAAGACATAGCCGAAGGGCTTGATAGCGCACCAGGAGCTCTAATTGGACTCTTCTCAGGTCGTAATATCGGGAAGCAGCTCGTTGCTGTGTCTCATGAGTAGGGCGTTGCGTACATgttatatatgtatttgtgtATGCATGGGTTTGTGTGCTTGTTGGCCTGTGTGCGCGCAACTGCCTAGTTGTCCAATGTATTGATTGAAAGACGAAAATTTCTTGTTCTGTGTACGGATTTTGAGGTTTGACATATAAAATTCCGATCAAGTAATAAGTTTGGGTTTTTGTATGCTTACATCTAACAACCAAGTTACAAGGATAACATGTCTTTCCTCTTAAAGATCATTTTGTAACAAAAAGAAATGTTCCGagtaaaatataaacaaaaccTTTTCAGGCTTAAAAAGAAAATCCCTCGTATGATTCCATCCTCCAAAATTCCCTTCTCTTAGGCCTGGCAGTTTTGTAATCCACCTTTAGTAGGCTTTCCCCAGGGTGGTGAAACCGACACACGACCATGGCTCCTGCTCCTCCTCTTACTCCTTCCTTCACCACTAAAGATTTAAATTTtagttaattttaaataaataatattaattttattgcaTTGGAAATGTAAAGGAgagaatttaaattttataaactccaagagatttaatttttttgcaaTTACGTTGGAAAGGTagtgttttaaattttgttttctttaaacataaattttaatttaaataaaatataatatgggGGATGTGGCAACGCTATACTCGTCCACACCGATAAAACCTCTCTTGTACCCTTCCCCAAGTATTCTTACTGACGAAACATCCGCTTATTATACGTATAAATATATCTGAGGCACGCTCCTCTTCCATTTCACGGATCAATTACTGCTTCTTTTGCATCTGTAAGTAATCTCGATTTATTTCCGTGCCGAAATCTCACAAACACAACAAGAACGGCGTTCTTTTCGTTTCTAGTCGATCTGTCTTcgcatttttgaatttttttttccagttTTTCCGTGTAAGATCCGTCCAGAATGTTTTGATATTGTTTTTTCTTGCGCGAAAAATTTGTTTATCTGTGGTTGAAATTAATTGATTTTCTGTTTTTTCTTGCTTAACAAGTTGGTTTGTTTTGTGCTCGATTCTTTACCTTCAGCGAGTGACGTGAATGAAATGGAAATTTGTTTGACAAATCAGTGAAAGATTTGGGGCTTGTTTGGTTttgttttttagaaaatgaTCGGGGGAAgtttttttgagaaaataacataaaatatgtttgatttttttttttttttggaaatgttataatcatttttttgataaaattgTGGAAAATGTTGACGATATTTTGATCTATATTCTTAGATAACAATTGAGTATATTGGGAGGAGATTTAGAAGTCATTATTATATTGGAGATGTAAAAAGACTTTGGGTTTagagaataaaaataatttgttaATGTTTGTTGTTATCTGGAGGAAGAGAAAGTTGGGAACGGAAATAAAACCAAGCTAGTCCTTGGAATTTTGGTTTCTTTGTCCAACAATTTGCAGATGTATAGGTTTAAACAGTCGGCCAGTGATACGAAACTCAAAAAAGATCCACGAGTCATTATTCAGAATACAGTTGTTCTATGAATAACTTCTCAGAAATTTAGCTGCAATTTTTGTAGAGatcattttttttgtaaacAGAGAAAGCCTCCGCTGCAATGCCGATGAAGCGACCCTTGTTAAAATCCAAATTCTCTTTAAGGCACTATTCATTATCCTCGGAAAATGTGCTGAAAACTGGGGGCATTTTGAAGCAGACCAGAACCTTTTTAGATTTTGACATTGCTGAATATTCGAAACTGACCCATGACTCCAACCCATTACACTCTGATTTGAAATGTGCCAAACAAGCTGGTTTCACAGAGATCCCCCTGTCCCCGGAAATGCTCGTGGCTTCTTTGTTTCCTAGAATCATTGCTTGCCACTTCGTAAGCatcatttattttgttttcattttcGTGAATCATGCTCTTTCCATAGCGTAGAATAATTGGTGAATCCATTTTTATTGATGGATTGAGTAAAATGTGTAGCCGTGGGCTGTGTATGTGAAGCAAGAACTGAACTTCAGGTCACCAGTTTTCATTGGAGATAAAGTTGTTGGAGAAGTAGAGGCGAAAAACATTAGACAGATTAAAGAATTTTGTTTGTAAGTTTCCTCAAGCTTGTCATGTTAGGCTAAAATTTGTTTCTACATATTCAAAGTTTGCTCCACGTTTTGATGCTATGGAATGATGTGTAATAATACTTTGTAGGGTGAAGTTTGTGACCACATGCTTCAAAGATGGTGAAATAGTTGTGATTGGCAGTGAGGCTATGGCTATGTTACCTACGCtatctataaaaaaaacatgattCTCAAAGCACATGTCGGTTATGGGTGCTCATCCGGAAGCAGCAGAATGCCACATTCAGTACTTTTTTCTACTCTTCTGGGCCAGCAGTACAAAAGTGCTTGGCTAGAGAAAGAGTTTTATTAGACATGACATTTTCAAGagccttttctttttaaataaactaaaaataaaagcAAGTGCCTTAAAGAGAACATGGATCTTAACAAGGGTCGCGTCATCAGGTTTGTTGCTGACACTTTCTCTTTTACGAAAACTTTATGTTTACAGAAGCTTGCCAAAATTAGGAGAAACAATTCATCGAACACTTTgtactttgaataatgaaaaaGTAAAATTCCGTGTATTATGTGACACTTGTGGAAGTGTCGAATGAAACTGCAGAAATCAATAATATAGAGGTTTCATTATGTAGTATTGAGCTCCAAACTAATAAATCTTAAAGAAACTCAGGTATTGGGCTTGATTTAACAATGGCCCAGCTTGAAGTTTTCCGTCAGAGCCAGCATACGTTGGGATCTATCGAAGGTCCaagtacatatcaaatgtatttTAGAT
The Primulina tabacum isolate GXHZ01 chromosome 9, ASM2559414v2, whole genome shotgun sequence DNA segment above includes these coding regions:
- the LOC142556211 gene encoding 2-alkenal reductase (NADP(+)-dependent)-like, giving the protein MADEVGNKQIILKHYIKGSPKESDMSLENSVIKLKLPPDSSGAVLVKNLYLSCDPYMRNRMQESQGGYASSFTLGSPIAGYGVSKVVDSSHPKYKKDDLVWGITGWEEYSLIADPNSLFKIQDTDVPLSYYTGLLGMTGMTAYAGFFEVCSPKKGETVFISAASGAVGQLVGQFAKSMGCYVVGSAGSKDKVDLLKNKFGFDDAFNYKEEQDLNAALKKYFPEGIDIYFENVGGKMLDAVLLNMRVHGRIGACGMISQYNLEKPEAVYNLTSLIGKQLHMQGFLVGSYYHLYPKFLDLVLPHIKEGKITYVEDIAEGLDSAPGALIGLFSGRNIGKQLVAVSHE
- the LOC142556212 gene encoding 3-hydroxyacyl-[acyl-carrier-protein] dehydratase FERN, mitochondrial-like, whose amino-acid sequence is MPMKRPLLKSKFSLRHYSLSSENVLKTGGILKQTRTFLDFDIAEYSKLTHDSNPLHSDLKCAKQAGFTEIPLSPEMLVASLFPRIIACHFPWAVYVKQELNFRSPVFIGDKVVGEVEAKNIRQIKEFCLVKFVTTCFKDGEIVVIGSEAMAMLPTLSIKKT
- the LOC142504514 gene encoding dynamin-related protein 4C → MAGGIRRNVFKNKTTSFNPVGEEISSPENHKTTVQDLSLISVSTDERNAVPVGSAPIVSSYNDRIRPLLDAIDRLRHLNIMQEGIQLPTIVVVGDQSSGKSSVLESLAGISLPRGQGICTRVPLIMRLENQLNPQPEIYLEFDGRVVPTDEENISHAITAATDEIAGHGKGISNTPLTLIVKKNGVPDLTMVDLPGITRVPVHGQPEDIYEQISKIIMEFIAPEESVILNVLSASVDFTTCESIRMSQKVDKNGERTLAVVTKADKAPEGLLEKVTADDVNIGLGYVCVRNRIGDEAYDEARAKEAELFETHPLLSNISKGMVGIPVLAQKLVQIQASIIVKCLPDIIRKINDKLSTNMDEINKLPKSLASLAEAMTAFMHVLGCAKESLRKIIIRGEFDEYPDVQEMHCTARLAEMLNQYSELLKSNSKENDLKFSFLLDEIRVLQEAKAIGLPNFLPRSAFLTQLQKKVKMISYTPFEFVDKVWNYIENIVVRNLMHHSDNYPQLLSSIRRSAQNLVAKKKKLSIDWVNDVVEMEKLTDYTSNPEYVATWSKLMSHQEKLMEIVRDHSKPSEMHIDGLGEVDVAHLRSNVDIVQEAFDLKMRMTAYWKIVLMRMVDCMALHLLFSLQNLVNKDMETEVINELIGPQGNALQRMLYESPAVAEKRSRLKNSIKLLNDSKDVVGNLMDRISGDYD